The Methanoregula sp. UBA64 nucleotide sequence CGGTCCGGACGAGCGTCCCGCGTATGCCGGTCCCTTGTGCCCCGCCAATATCCGTGGCAATATCGTCGCCGATCATCACGACCTTGTCTTTTGGGACACCGAGGTCCGCAAGAGCAAGACCGAAGAACTCCTTTGAGGGTTTCCCGAAAACGGTGGCGGTTGTGCCTGCGGCCATCTCAAGGGCCGCGACCACCGGCCCGGCCGAGAGCGAGAGGCCGTCCCTGTCCATCCAGTACCGGTCGCGTTCGAGTGCAAGGAGTTCCGCTCCTTCCATCAGGCAGCGGAAGGCATGGTTGAGGTTTGCATAGGTAACCTTGTCCCCTGCATCGCCGACAACCACGTAATCGGTCTGCACCGATCCGTTATCGGTGCAGGCGCCGGCAAAGTCCCGGTCAACGTCACCGGTCACGAGCAGGAAGGCCCGGTCCTTTTTTGCATCTTTCATGTACCGGACCGCGGCAAGGGGCGGGGTAAAGATCGAGGATTCCGGGATCGAAAACCCCATGGTTTCCAGCCGGGCCGCAATCGTTCTCCGGCATTTCCGTGTGGAGTTCGAGAGGCAGCGGAACGGGTACCCGTGATCCGTAAGAAACCCGATCGTTTCTCTGGCCCCGAGGATCGGGGTGTCCCCGGTGTAAAGCACGCCGTCGAGGTCGATCAAAAAACCGCTGATGGTACCCTCTGTCATACTGCCCTTACCACGTCCACCCGGCGAGGAACACGTGCACGATCGCGTTGCACAAAAACCGGTTCTCGTCCAGTTTTTCTTCGGAGTCTTTCAGGATTGCCGTTCTCTCGTCAGCGCCGAGATCCTTTGCCCAGAAAGCGATGATTTCCTTTGTTACCTCCGGGTGGAACTGGACGCCGAGCGCGTTATTGATCATGAACGCCTGGTTCTTTACCGCTTTCCCGGTTGCAAGGAGGCGGGCCCCTTCGGGGAGATCGAAGGTCTCCTTATGCCAGTGGAACACATCGAATTCTCCCGGGAAGAACCGCTGCCCGGGGGCGTGGCACCCGGTGATCGTCCGCCAGCCCAGTTCCTTCTCTCCCGCATACACGGTTTTCCCGCATGCCGCAGCGATCATCTGGGCCCCGAGGCAGATCCCGAGCACGGTGGAACCGCGGGCCACGGCTTTTTTTACAAGCTGCTTTTCCCCGGCAAGGAACGGGAATTCCCGCTCGTCGTTCACGCTCATCTGGCCGCCCAGGATGATGAGTTTTTCCGGCGGTTCAGTGGGGATCGGGTCCCCTTCGTACAGCCTGATGACGGAAAACGAGGCGCTTTCCGCGTTTAAGGTCTCTTCAACGGTGCCAGCGGGTTCGTGTTCGCCGTGCTGGAGGATCGTGATCATTATAAAAGTGGTGTGCAGGGCAGGATGATGAGGCTTCTTGTCACTTTCACTCCCCGCGGCGGGTCTTTAAGCAGGGGTTTTCTTGATCCGGTATATACAGATGGGCGCCATGCAGGCTGAAAGCAGGATCGGGACGCTCTGGCAGCAGCGGATGGCTGCGCTGCGGGAATACAGCGTGGTCCGCGACGGGAATGTCTTTGGCGCGGGACTTGCCGGCTCCTGCCTGTACTCTTCAGAGTACGACCGGGCCCGCTCCCTTCTTGCAAAACTCCTGTCCGAGTACGACGGTGCCTCGTTTGAGAGCCTCTTTCCCGGAAACCCGATCGAGACGGAGAACGGGACCTGTCTCTCGCTTGAAAACCGCGAGGCATTTTCCGTTCCGCGGCTCGATACGGGCCGGCTCGATGCAGAGATGCTTGCCGATCTCACGCTTGTAAAGGGAATCGGGGAGCGCTCGGCAGCCCGGCTCAGGGCCCGGGGCTGCAGGACCATTGCAGACCTTGCGAACCATCCGCGGTTCCGGCATGAGGCCCGGGAGGTGCTCGACCGGCTCTCCTGCCCGGACCCCTGCGGGATCATGGACCTTGCCGGCAGCCGGCACGCAAAGTCCCACCCGTTCGTGCTCGGCGCTGCCGGCGCGTTTGCAAAAGAGGATTTCGTCTTTCTGGACATCGAGACGCTCGGCCTTTTTTCCCGGCCCATCATCCTTTTCGGGGTCGGGACAGTTGAAGGCGAAAATTTTGTCGTCCGCCAGTACCTGCTCCGCGATATCGACGAGGAGGCTGCGGCCCTCACCGCACTCTCGGATCATTTTACCGGAGAGAGAAAAGCCTTGGTCACCTTTAACGGGAAGGCATTCGACCTCCCGTACGTGCAGGACCGGCTCGCGTACTACGGCATCCCCCCGGTTGCCCGGGTCCCGCACTTCGATGTCCTGCATTTTGCCCGGCGCCGCTGGAAGGGAGAGTATCCCTCCTGCCGGCTCGGCGAACTCGAATCGGCGGTCTTTGGTGTGAGAAGGGACGACGATGTCCCGGGCCAGATGGTCCCCGAGTTCTACGAGACCTATCTCAAAACAAAAAACTGCGGCCCGCTCGTCCCTATTGTCGGCCACAACCGGCAAGACGTGGTCTCTACCGCCCGCCTCTTCTTTTACCTTTTGGGGGAGACCTGTGGCCGTTGCTGACGTGGTGCACCTTATAGGCACCAATCCCGTGTACCGCAGCCGGGTGGCCTGCCACAATATCGCGGAACCGGAGCCGGCCGCGTACGGGACGCTCGACCGGCCTCTTCCCGACGCGCTTGCCGCATACCTGGCCCATGCCGGCATCCGGCTCTACACCCACCAGTGCGAGGCAGTAAACCTCCTTCGTGAAGAAAAGAACGTGATCATCACCACCCCCACCGCGAGCGGAAAGACTCTTGCGTTCAACCTCCCCGTATTCGAGCGGATGGCCGCAGACCCGGATGCCCGGGCGCTCTACCTCTACCCCACCAAGGCGCTTGCAAACGACCAGCTTGTAACGCTCCTTGCCATGGAAAAGTTCACCGGCATTTCCGTAAAACCCGCGATCTACGATGGCGATACGCCTCAGTCGAAGCGCTCCGCCATCCGGGAGCATGCCCGGATCGTGATCTCGAACCCTTACGAACTCCACCAGGTCCTCTCGTGGCACGGGAAATGGAGCCCGTTCTTTGCAAACCTTGAGTATGTCGTACTCGACGAGGCCCACAAGTACCGGGGGATCTTCGGATCGCAGATCGCGCTCCTCGTGCGCCGGCTCCGCCGGGTTGCCCGGTACTATGGCGCAGACCCGCAGTTTGTCCTTTCGAGCGCAACGCTCGCAAACCCGGAAGAGTTCGCCGCAAAACTCACCGGCCTCCCCTTTGTGCAGGTGGGCAGTGACGGTTCTCCGCGGGGAAAGCGGCACTTTGTCCTCTACAACCCGTTCTATGACGGGGTCGGAGAGCGATCCGCCCACCAGGAGTCAAAGGACCTTTTTGTCTCCTGCGTGAAAGGCGACCTCCAGGCGCTCTGCTTTGCCGGCTCACGAAAGATCGCCGAGCTTGTCTCCCTCTGGGCAAAAGAGGACCTCCGGCGCAGCTCTGCCCGGCTCGCAGAGAGCGTGCTTGCCTACCGGGCGGGCTACCTTCCCGAGGAGCGCCGGCTGATCGAGAGCCGGCTTAAAAACCGGGAGATCCGCGGTGTTGTCTCGACCAATGCGCTCGAGCTCGGGATCGATATCGGGTCGCTCGATGCGGTGGTAATCGACGGCTACCCGGGCACGATGATGTCGGTCCGGCAGCAGGCCGGCCGGGCGGGAAGGAAGGCCGGCGAGTCGCTCGCCGTGCTTGTTGCGCAGGCAAACCCACTCGACCAGTACTTTATGCACCATCCGGACGAGTTCTTCGCCCGGCCCCACGAGCACGCGATCATCGATACGGGCAATCCCTACATAGTCTCGGGCCACATCCTGTGCGCTGCGGCAGAACTGCCCCTTCACGAAGAAAAGGACCGGGAATTTTTCGGCGGAGAGCTCTCCCCGGTACTTGCAGATCTCGCAGAGAGCCGTCTCCTCTCCCGCACGCCCCGGGGATTTGTGTACGCCGGCCGGGGCCGGGCTGCAGAGGCGGTTACGCTCGACGGGATGGCCGCGGAGAGC carries:
- a CDS encoding TIGR01458 family HAD-type hydrolase, translated to MTEGTISGFLIDLDGVLYTGDTPILGARETIGFLTDHGYPFRCLSNSTRKCRRTIAARLETMGFSIPESSIFTPPLAAVRYMKDAKKDRAFLLVTGDVDRDFAGACTDNGSVQTDYVVVGDAGDKVTYANLNHAFRCLMEGAELLALERDRYWMDRDGLSLSAGPVVAALEMAAGTTATVFGKPSKEFFGLALADLGVPKDKVVMIGDDIATDIGGAQGTGIRGTLVRTGKFSPAALKDSPVRPDHVLDSISDILTLV
- a CDS encoding type 1 glutamine amidotransferase, whose translation is MITILQHGEHEPAGTVEETLNAESASFSVIRLYEGDPIPTEPPEKLIILGGQMSVNDEREFPFLAGEKQLVKKAVARGSTVLGICLGAQMIAAACGKTVYAGEKELGWRTITGCHAPGQRFFPGEFDVFHWHKETFDLPEGARLLATGKAVKNQAFMINNALGVQFHPEVTKEIIAFWAKDLGADERTAILKDSEEKLDENRFLCNAIVHVFLAGWTW
- a CDS encoding ribonuclease H-like domain-containing protein, encoding MQAESRIGTLWQQRMAALREYSVVRDGNVFGAGLAGSCLYSSEYDRARSLLAKLLSEYDGASFESLFPGNPIETENGTCLSLENREAFSVPRLDTGRLDAEMLADLTLVKGIGERSAARLRARGCRTIADLANHPRFRHEAREVLDRLSCPDPCGIMDLAGSRHAKSHPFVLGAAGAFAKEDFVFLDIETLGLFSRPIILFGVGTVEGENFVVRQYLLRDIDEEAAALTALSDHFTGERKALVTFNGKAFDLPYVQDRLAYYGIPPVARVPHFDVLHFARRRWKGEYPSCRLGELESAVFGVRRDDDVPGQMVPEFYETYLKTKNCGPLVPIVGHNRQDVVSTARLFFYLLGETCGRC
- a CDS encoding DEAD/DEAH box helicase, whose protein sequence is MAVADVVHLIGTNPVYRSRVACHNIAEPEPAAYGTLDRPLPDALAAYLAHAGIRLYTHQCEAVNLLREEKNVIITTPTASGKTLAFNLPVFERMAADPDARALYLYPTKALANDQLVTLLAMEKFTGISVKPAIYDGDTPQSKRSAIREHARIVISNPYELHQVLSWHGKWSPFFANLEYVVLDEAHKYRGIFGSQIALLVRRLRRVARYYGADPQFVLSSATLANPEEFAAKLTGLPFVQVGSDGSPRGKRHFVLYNPFYDGVGERSAHQESKDLFVSCVKGDLQALCFAGSRKIAELVSLWAKEDLRRSSARLAESVLAYRAGYLPEERRLIESRLKNREIRGVVSTNALELGIDIGSLDAVVIDGYPGTMMSVRQQAGRAGRKAGESLAVLVAQANPLDQYFMHHPDEFFARPHEHAIIDTGNPYIVSGHILCAAAELPLHEEKDREFFGGELSPVLADLAESRLLSRTPRGFVYAGRGRAAEAVTLDGMAAESFRILCEGRVLETMDRAQVYREAHKGAIMLHQGVTYVVNEMDLATHTVRVSETDVDYYTQPLKDTDLSILETLRTCDINGVTCAFGDVEVTERYTAYKIKKGDTVLGVEPLDLPPITFRTKAFWLVVPETIAAPVFSAGLDLAGGLHGAEHALIALMPLFVLCDRWDIGGLSSPAFGENGEPVIFVYDGYEGGIGLAEKAYTLLPELFTRTHGMVRDCTCKKGCPSCIYSPKCGNDNVPLDKEATVMILAGLAAASAGNAAVPETAGSLPGAGPVAQ